The nucleotide window AGCTGAGTGCATTGAGCATCAATATGCCACAGCGGCATCACGCTAATAAAGCTCTCCCCGCCCCTAAGCCCCATCACGTCCGCCCCATAAGCCACGCTAAAAAGCAGATTATACTGCGTTAGCACCACGCCCTTTGGCGTCCCAGACGTGCCAGAGGTAAAGATAATCTCCGCCACGTCCGCTAGCCCTGCCTCGCTTTTAAAGCTAGCGCGGGGCTTGATTTTTTGAATTTCTGCCTTTGTGATGATGAGCTGGGGCTTAAATTTAATCGAGAAAAGCTCAAACTCGCTAATAATCGCCCTAGCCTTAATCCTAGCTAAAATCTCGTCCGCTTCGGCTGGCAAAAAGCAGGCATTTAGCGGTACTACCACCGCCCCAAGGGCAAGCACGCCAAGCCAAGCGATAACGTACTCGTCGCTATTTCTTAGCCACAACGCCACCCTCTCACCACGTTTTACACCAAGCCTTTTTAAATGCTCCGCCACGCCGTAAGCCCTACTAGCCATCTCTTTATAGCTATGGCTTACGCACTCGCCGCTTTCACTCTCAAAGACAAGAGCCGTCTTGTCCCCACCTTGAAGCTTGAGGTTAGCTAGAAAATGGGCGACGTTTTTCCAGCCTAGCTCGCTCATTTTTCGCTTAGCCTTATTGTCTTTTGGCTTTGCAAATCGGCAATTTGTGCGACGTCGTATCCCAGGCTAGCTAGCAGGACTGCCGTGTCCTGTCCGTAGCTAGGACGAGGTCGCCATATACGTGATGGGCTGTTTTTAAATTTAGGAAAGACGTTCGTGCCTTTTACAATCTCTCCCTTAGCGTTTTGCCAGCTAATAAAGCTCTGCCTAGCCTTGTAGTGTGGGTTGCTTTCTAGCTCGCTTACTTCAAGCACTTTGGCTGCGGCTATTTTTAGGCTGGCTAAAATATCCAGTGCTTCGCTTACGCACAAAGAGCCAAAATAGCTATCAAGCCCAGCTTCAAAACGCTCGCTCACGCTCATATTGCGGCTTATTAGCTGAGCATCCTTTGCCACTTCGCTTGCGTATAGCTCAGCTAGTCCTATTAGCTCAAACATCGCCGCCACTTGAGCTATGCCGACCACTTCAAAGACTATGTAGCCGTCCTTGCACGCATATAGCCCGCACCCTGCATAAAGCGGGTCCTTGCCCTTTATCATTCTAGGGCACATCTCTTCGCCGTTTAGGTAGTTCATCATATAATACTGCCCAGCCCTTAGCATAATCTCATACATCGCCACGTCAATGCTCTCGCCCTCGCCACTTGCCCTAGCCTTATAAAGTGCCGCTAGCGTCGCACTAAGCAGCGCGTAGCCGCACATATAATCAGCCGTGTAGGGAAAGGCTGGCATAGGCTGATTAACATCTCCGTTTTGGATTAAATAGCCGCTAAAGGCTTGGGCTATGGTGTTATAGGCTGCTAGTCTTACAAATCGCTCATCGCCGCTATGCCCAAAGCCTGATAAATGGGCGATGACGAGCTTTTTATTTGCCTGCCAGAGCAGCTCATCGCTTAGCCCCTTTTTGGCAAAGGCTGGACCTTTGCTGCTTTCTATAAAAACATCGGCGGTTTTGATTAAATTTAAAAACACCTCCCGCCCCAACTCGCTAAAAACATCAAGGCAGAGTGAGTACATATTTCGTCTGGCTAGCTCGCTGTAATACTCCTGCACTCTAATCGTGTCTGGGTATTTTGGATTTTCTATCCATATCACCTCAGCCCCCCACTCAGCCATCAGCCCAGCCGCAAAAGGAGCCGCCACCTCCATAGCCGAAAAGACCACTCTAACGCCAGCTAAAACGCCAAATTTAGGAGTATCAAGTCCCATTTTGCCCCCTTATTTAAATTTTTTAAGCACGGCTCTGCCTAGGGTTAGGATTTGCATCTCATCGCTGCCCCCGCTTAGCCTATCTACTCGCAAATCTCGCCAAAATCGCTCCACTCTATGCCCTGTTACGCCGATACCGCCCAAAATCTGCATCGCATCATCGACGACGCTAAAAGCGGCATTTGCGCAGTAGTATTTACACATCGCACTTTCGGCTGTTACATTCTGCCCCCTGTCCATTTTCCACGCCGTTTCATAAATCATATTTTTCATCGCATTTAGTTTGATACTCATATGGGCGATTTTTTCTTGGATTAGCTGGGTTCTGCCGATAGTCTCGCCAAACTGCACTCTTAAGTTTGCATACCTCGCAGCGTCCTCAAAGGCACAAAGCGAGACGCCATAGTTCGTGCAAGCTACCAAAAACCGCTCCGCGTCAAACTCCTCCTTTACCCGCTCAAAGCCGCCGCCCTCTACGCCAAAAATATCGCTCTCATCTAACGCCACGTTATCAAAGCTTATCTCGCAGCAGCTATCCATTCTAAGCCCCAGCTTTTCAAGCGGCGTTAGCTTAATGCCAGGCAGGCTCATATCGACAAACCACTCGCTAAAGACAGGCTTTTCGCTTGCTGCGTCTCTTGCCATTACGATTAGATAAGGCACGCCAGCCGAGCTAGTGATAAAGCACTTTTGCCCGTTTAGATAGACCTTGCCGTCCTTTCTTGTATAAGTCGTCTTTAGGCTTCCCACGTCGCTGCCAGCACTTGGTTCAGTAATGGCGGAGTTAAACATCTGCTCTCCGCTGCCACGAAATTTAAAGATTTTTTCAATCTGGGCTTTGCTGCCATATTTTAAAATGGTGCTAAAGCCTGGTAGCTGGTAAAGCACATATGTGGGCGCTCCGCACCTGCCTAGCTCCTCCCAAATAGCCGCTAGGCTTACCCAGCTCTCACCCATACCGCCGTATTCTTGGGGCAGTAGCATAGTATCCACGCCAAGCTCGGCTAAGGCCTTTACCCAGCGAAGCGGATACTCGTGCTTTGCGTCGCACTCTTTAAAATAGCTCTCCCAGTTTTGGCTAGCCATAAGCTCCCTAACTCCAGCTACGAAAAGCTCTTGTTCGTCAGTTAAACTAAAATCTATCATCCCATCTCCTTTTGAAAGTTTTTAAATTTAATTTAAGCCAGCTCGTCTCGCACGTCATCTTTTGCTTCGCCACTTCGTGGCTTGCACCCGTTGGGTCAATGAGACTAGAAAATTTGCTCTCTCACATACTATATGTATGCTCGGTCGCAAATTTTCGTCGCAACATTGAAATCTAACGCACAATACTTCGCATTCTCCGTTTCTGCCCTGCTATCAAGATTTTTACTACTAGCTATTGCTGCGACGTATCGTGAGATGATTTTTTACAAACTGAGAGCCAGCGAGTGCTTTGACACGAAGCTGGCGATGGGCGAAGCATACTAATAGTATGTGAGCCCCGAAGTTTGTAAAAAAGTGCTCACGAGACGAGCAGCCAATAAATTTAAAACCACCCACTTTTCTTTGCATCCTTAAAAAACGCAACTAAAATCAAAATATTGACAAAAAACAGCGGACAACCCCCAGCGATAATCGCCGTCTGAATAGGCTTAAGTCCGCCAAGAGCTAGCAGTGTAACGCCAATAACTCCTACAAGCACACTCCAGCCCACACGCACCCAAAGTGGCGGTTCCAAGTAGCCGCTAGCCTCTTTGCACGTACTCATCGCCAAAGTGTAGCTGCAAGCATTTATAAGCGTGATCGTAGCGATAAAGCAAAGCACGAAAAAGCCCCACATAGTTATGGTAGGGAAAGGAAGTGCAGCCCAAGTCTCAATTATGCCACGAGCCAGTCCGTGAGTGGAGATTATAGTCGGTAAATCTATGGCGTTTGTTATCATTAAATTTATGGTGTTTGAACCAAGCACGGTCCAAAGCAGCCACGTAGTTGCCGTTAGCCCCGCCACCATACCCACGCACAGCTCACGCACACTCCTACCACGGCTAATGCGAGCTAGGAATATACACATCTGTATGCCATAAACTACCCACCACGCCCAGTAAAACACAGTCCAGCCCTGCGGAAAGCCACCAGCTCCTACGGCGTCTGTATAAAAGAGCATTCGCCCAAGGTTATTAAGCATAACGCCCACGCTATCAGTAAAATAATTAATCGTAAAGCCGCTAGCCCCCACGATAAAGACCCAGCCTAGCATTATTATCATTAGATAGCTTCGCACGTCGCTGGCTAGCTTTATGCCGCGGTTTAGTCCAAAAGCGACGCAAATGGCGTTAAATACGACCCAGCAGCTTATTATCATCGTGTCAAGCTCAAGCGAGCGTGGAATGCCAAAAAGATACTGCATACACTCAGTAACCAGCGGCGTAGCTAGCCCAAGGCTAGTGCCCATAGCTAGGATTAGAGCGACGATATAGACGTTGTCAATCAGCGTTCCCAGCCAGCCTTTTGCTAGCCTAGCCCCCACAGCTGCTTCTATCGTGCCGCTTGGGCGTATGACGTTAATCTTTTTAACAAACAAAAAATAGCCAAAAGCCACGCTAAGCAGGCTATAAGTCGCCCACGGCAGCGGCCCCCAGTGAAAGAGCGAGTAGGCTAAGCCCAGCTCACGAGCGGCTAGGGAGTTTGGCTCAAGATGAAATGGCGGCGTGGTAACGTAATAATAAATTTCAGCGCTGCCCCAGTATAGCACCGCAGCCGATGTGCAAGAAGCAAACATCATAAACACCCAGCTAAGCGTGCTAAACTCGGGCTTTTCATCGCCCAGCCTTTTATCGCCTATCTTGCCAAAGACTAGCCAAAACCAGCCAACTACCATCACGACCATATACCACTCAAAAGCCCAGCCCCAAGTGTTTGTAACATAGCTAAAAGTGGCGTTTATGACGCGGTTTGCGGCGTCTAGATCACGCACCACAAGATAGCCCAGCAAGCACACCACTGCAAGGGAAGGGAAGAAAACCTTTGGCTCAATGCTTGTTTTTGTTGATTTGGCTGGATTTGCATCTAAATCTAAAGCATTTTTCAAATCCGAACTATCCTGCGAAAAATTCGCACCACTTTTAAACCCACCCCCAGCAGTCTTATCTGGCTTTGATGGGCTTAAATTTACCGAGCTTTCGCTCAACTTAGTTTCTTTGCTGTTTTGCATTTTGCCCTCCTTTTTATATTTTTATATTTATTTTTTTAACCTGTAAGTTTGACCACAAACCAACACAAATTCGCAAATGCCATCCTTGTCTAAATGATTAATGATTTGTTTAAATTTTTGCCTTATTAAAAGCAAAATAAATTTAATCTGCCACCCAAATAAAAACTTAAAAAAACCAATCAAAACCTTTATTATTTATCTTTGCAAATACAATATTCAAACCATTAACCAAAAGAACAAAACATTCTAAACATGCTAATCAATATATAAAAACAACTATAATCAAGTTATTTTTATAATCATGATTATATAACAACTATGATTAAATTGTCAATAGTTTTATAAAAAATTTTTATTATATTTTTTACTTAAGTTTTTTATAAAATTAAGCCAACTATCGCTTTCAGTCAAGGCTTTTTGAAATATTTTCTTATTATATTCATATAATATAATTTTTTAATTTTTAAAGTATAAATTTAAAAATATCTGCTTAAATTTTTATTTTAAAAACATTCATAGCAGATTTTTTTATAAAACCAAACCTAGAAAGAAGACGTGGAACAATAGGCAATATTTCCTAAATAAAAGCCTAAATTTAAAAAATTCAGTTTAAATATACAACAAAAGGCAAGATTACCACTTATTTTTATTTTAATTATTTAAATTAATTAAATTTTATAAAAAAACTATTGACTTTTTATTTATAGTTATTATATAATCACGATTATATAAATATCGTGATTATAAGGAGATACGATGAATATTTTAGTATGTTGCAAGGTCGTACCACAAGAACAAGACATCGCAATAAATGCTGATAGAACGCTAAATTTAAGTAACGCAGGCGGCAAAATAAGCCAGTTTGACCTAAATGCAATCCAAGCCGGCGTGGATATAAAAGCCAGCCTATCAGAAGCCAAACTCATAGGACTAAGCGTGGGCGGCGAGCTAGCAAACAGCCCAAAAATCAAAAAAGACCTGCTCTCAAGGGGGCTTGATGAGCTGTTTTTATCCACGCAAAGCGATATTTTGCCACCCAGCGACACCGCCTGCGTGCTAGCTGCGATGGCTAATCAGACGGGCTACTCGCTCATCATCTGCGGTGATGGGTCTGGGGATTTTTACAGCTCGCAGGTGGGTATGCGGCTGGGGGCAAAGCTAGGCATAGCCGCCATTAGCGGCGTGAGTGAGATAGTTAGCGTCGATGAAAGTAGGGTCGTGGTCTTAAGAGAGCTTGAGAATGAAACTCAAAAACTCGAGCTCGCCCTGCCAGCACTTTTGTGCGTATCCACAGACATAAACACCCCAACCATACCCGGTATGAAGGCAATTTTAGCTGCGTCTAAAAAGCCAGCCAGCGAGCTTAGCGTGAGCCTTAACGCGGCTGGGGACGTGGAGATTTTAAGCATTAAAGCCCCAGCACGAAAGCAGAGGCTTGGCGTGATAGTAAAGGGCGATAGCGATGAAATGATAGATAAGTTTATCCAAAATATCAAGCACGTGGTTATGGCGGAGTGATGAATTTAAACAGCTAGGGCAAGCTGCGTTAAATGCGTTTGCAGGCTGCTTTGTATGGGGCTTGCGTGCTAATGTGCGTTTTAAGGCTTTATCAGGGTGCTTGCCAGCTTTTGCAGGCAAAGGCTTCTTGCCACGCTTTGAATTAAGCCTGCTGTTTAAATTTAAAGTTCTTTAAAATATGCAGCCTAGCCTTTTACGGCAGGAGGCATAGATGTGCCGTCCGCATCGCAGGCAAAGCTGGCTGGGGCTGGGGGCTTGCGTGAGCCGTTTAAATTTAAAGCTGGCAAAAGCAAAAGCGTCAGGCAAGGCAGAAGCGTCAAAAACCGCCACGCCCCAAAAGCAAAAACAAATTTAAAAAGGAGCAAAAATGAGCGTTTATATCTACGCCGATACGGCAAGCAGGCTAGCGGAGCTAATCAGTGCAGCTGCAAGCCTAAGTGAGGATTTTAGCGTCATCGTGACAACAAGCGAGATAACAAAGCTAGCCAGCGAGCTGGGTGCTAGCAAAATAGTGCAGATAAACGGCAGCAGCGAAATAGCAGAGAGCAATGCCGAAACCATCGCTAGCGTCGTAAATGGGGGCGGCGTGCTACTACTAGCTAGCACAAGAAGCGGCAAAGCCCTAGCCGCACTGCTTGGCGAGAGCTTAAAAGCTGGCGTATGCACCGAAGCCCTAAGCCTAAGCAAAAGCGACGCAGGCGTGCTGTGCGAAAAGATGGTCTACGGAGGGCTTGCCATAAGCGAGCAGCTAATCAAAACCGACCTAGCCATAATCGCTCTAGCTGCTGGCAGCTACCCACCAGCCACACCAAATCCAAAAGATAGCGAAGTAAAAAGCGTCGAATTTATTCCGCCAAAGCAAGCCATAAAGCTAATAAAAACCACTCCAAAGCAAGCCAGCAGTGTGGAGCTAGCAAAGGCAAAGAAAATCGTCGCAGTGGGGCGTGGCTTCTCACGCAGGGACGACCTAGCCATGACACAAAGCCTGTGCGAGATAGTAGGTGCCGAGCTAGGCTGCACTCGCCCCATAGCAGAAAGCGAGCGGTGGCTGGATAGGGACAGATACATCGGCATTTCAAGCGTGATGGCTAAGCCGCAAATCTACATCGGCATAGGCGTGAGCGGACAGGTCCAGCATATGGTCGGCGTGAAGGATAGCGAGAAAATTATCGCCATAAACAAGGACGAAAACGCCCCTATTTTTGAGTATGCAGACTACGGCATAGTGGGGGATTTAAATAAAATTTTACCAAGGCTAATAGCGGCTTTGGGCTAGGGAAAAAAGGGGGAGAAAATGAAAGATTATCACGGAAGTGCCGAGCTAATTAGCACGCTTAAAGATGGAATTTTAACGCTAAAAATCAACCGCCCACACAAGCGAAACGCTCTAAACGGCGAGACTTCGGCTAAGATGGAGGAGATATTAAATTTAGCCGAAAGCGACACAGAAGTAAGAGTTATAATTGTAACCGGCGAAGGGGAGAAAAGCTTTTGTGCTGGGGAGGATTTAAGCGAGCTAAGCGAGAGTGGCGAGTGCCAGACTATCACGGCTCACGGCTTTGGCGGGCTAACAAACAGGCTATCGACCAAGCCCATAATAGCCGCTGTAAATGGTGTTGCTGTGGGCGGAGGAATGGAGATAGCCCTAGCCTGCGATATAGTCATCGCCTGCGAGGGGGCTAGGTTTGGTCTGCCTGAGGTAAAGGTGGGGCTAATCGCCTCCACAGGTGGGCTAGTGCGAATGGGGCGAGAACTACCAAGAAAGGTCGCTATGCAAATGTGTCTAACCGGCGAGCTAATAAATGCCCAAAGAGCCAAAGAAATAGGCATCATAAACGAAGTAGTAAGCAGTGAAAGCCTAATACCACGAGCCGTAGAGCTAGCTGGCGTGATAGCCAAAAACGCTCCACTGTCTTTAAAATTTACAAAGCAGATAATCCATCAATCTGGCTCAATGTCGCTTGAAGATGCGATGCGGCTAAGCGACATCGCCTACCGCTACATCGAAAAAACCGAAGACGGCGTGGAGGGGCCGCTGGCTTTTATGCAAAAGCGTGAGCCAAAGTGGAAAGGTAAATAAGCCAAGCGATTAGGTGAGCTTGTCTCGCTTCGCCATACAGCGCTCTATTTAAATTTTGCTCGGTCATTACCAAAGAGGTAACTCCCATCGCAAAATTTAAATCCGCCTTGTTTGGCTGTGCGATACGTCGCATCTAGTCGTTCCTTATTTTTATTAGGTGGAATTTAACTTCCCAATCCGCCCAAAGGAGAAAAAATGAGTGAGATTATTTTTAGTGTATTTGTGGGGCTTACTCTCGTACTTACTGGGGTGGTTTTCGTGCGGACGATAAGTAAAGAAAGCAAGCTAGGAAAGAGAATATGAATATCTATCTTGCTGGCATATTTTTGGGGCTTTTGTTTTATCTAGCTATTGGGCTTTGGGCTGGGCGTAGGGTAAAAAGCTTAGATGATTATTACGTCAGCGGCAGAAACGCCACTACGCTTTTTATCGCTGGGACTATGTTTGCCTCGATGCTAAGTACAAACGGCTTTATGGGCGATACGGCGTATGCGTATAGCGGCAATATCACCACGCTTTTTATTATTAATACCCTTTGTGCTTGTGGCTATGTCATAGGTCCGCTTTACTTTGGTAGATACATTAGACGCGCACAGGTAAATACTATGCCTAGCTATTTTAGGCTTCGTTTTAATAGCAGGCGCATTCAAATTCTATCTGGGCTTATAGTTACGGTTTCTCTTGGTGCTTATTTGCTAAGCGTCCTGCAAGCTACTGGCATACTAATGCAAAGCCTAACGGGGCTAGATAGGCTAAGCTGCCTTTTAATCAGCTTTGCGGCGATTTTGCTTTTTACGCTTTACTCAGGCTCAAAGGGCGTCATACTCATTGACACGGCTATGTGCGTGTGCTTTTTGCTTTCGACCATTTTTGTGGGATATTATGTCTTTGAAAATGCCGGCGGACTTGCAAGCCTGGTTGAGCGTCTCACACTTAATCCAAACGCCCCAAAAGACCTACTAAGCTATCACGGCAATACAGGAGAGCAAAGCCCCTTTACTACTATTATCTACGGCGTTACGCTTGGCATAGTCTGGCTTATCACCGTCGCTGTTAGCCCCTGGCAGGCTGGGCGAAATTTAATAGCAAAAGATGAGCATACCATTTTTCGTTCTGGCATCATCTCAGCCATTCTTACTATCTATTTTTTGCTGTTTTTATACCTTATCGCCATTGCGATGATTGAGATTTATCCTAATATGCCACGCCCTGAAAACGTCATCATCTATGCCGCTTACGAACTAGCCCCAAAGGCTTTGGGGGCGTTTTTGCTCACTGGCATACTCTCAGCTGGACTTAGTTCAGCTACAACATTTTTATCCGTCGTTAGTTTTAGCATTGCAGATGATGTTTTGGGGATTAAGCTTGACTCTGAAGCCGCTCAACTTAAGCTTACTAGGCTAATTATCCTAGCCGTTAGTGTGGCGGTGCTTGTTATGGCGTATTTTGAGCTGGCTAGCATTAGGATTATAGCGTGGTTTGCTAGCACGATTATCGCGGCTTCGTGGGGGTATGTGGCGTTTGCTAGCGTGTGGAGTGGGCGATTGAATGAAAGGGCGGCGTTTTACTCGATGATAGGGGGCTTTGCGGGCTATTTGGGGGCTAAGGCCGCCACTGCTGCTGGGCTTTTTAGCCTGCCAGCGTGGCTTGATGCGTTTTTTGTGGGGCTAGCTATTAGCGTGGTGCTTGGCGTGGCTTTTTCTGGCAAGCAGAGCAAGAGTGAGAGAGCGTTTTTAAAAGCCTTGCACGAGCTGCCTAAAAGCGAGCAAAAGGGCAGCGAATACAGGCAGGACATCCGCTACGGCTACGCTTTTATTGCGGCTGGCGTAATGATAATGCTGTTTTTAATAATCCACTGGGCGATACCATATAATAAAACGCTAGGAAGGTTTTAAATAGGCTGGCTGGCAAGCCAAATGCCACGTATATGAGTGGCTTATCTATCGCTCGCATCACAGGGCGATACGCTCCGCTCACTCTCTTACGGCACGCAAGCCCAGCAGTGGGCTTGCTAGGACTACGTCCTGCCGCCGCTCCCCAGATTTTTACAGCAATACGAAGGAGCTGCTAAAAATCGTGCCGCCAATGCGTAGCAGTGGCGGTCATACCTTACGGTACTGGCACAGGAGTGTCGGCAAGTCCGCAGGACTTAGGACGACGACTGCTCGTCGTCCGTGCCATAAGCGAGTAGGCGAGTATATTGCAAGGCAATACGAGCCGCATAAAGTAGTGGCGTTGGGCTTGTATTATGGCTTAAAATTTGTAATTAAAAAATCATTTAAATTTAAAAGGGGCGGATATGCTGGATAAAAACAAAATAGACGTTTTAAGCGAGATTTCAGCACAGATGAAGCAGGCTTTAAGTCTAAGCAAAGAGCATTCGGTTAGCCTAGGCGCGGACGCTAGCTTAGAGCAGATGAGGGCGGCGTATGAGGCGGAGCGGAGATTTTGGAATGAGGGCGGCGCAGAGATGGCAAAAAGCCGTGAGGCGAGTTTTGAATTTGACGGCAAAAGGCTCGGACTAAGGCTACACTATCCTAGCGATACGCCTTGCGGGGCGATATTTTTCATT belongs to Campylobacter sp. 19-13652 and includes:
- the caiB gene encoding L-carnitine CoA-transferase, yielding MGLDTPKFGVLAGVRVVFSAMEVAAPFAAGLMAEWGAEVIWIENPKYPDTIRVQEYYSELARRNMYSLCLDVFSELGREVFLNLIKTADVFIESSKGPAFAKKGLSDELLWQANKKLVIAHLSGFGHSGDERFVRLAAYNTIAQAFSGYLIQNGDVNQPMPAFPYTADYMCGYALLSATLAALYKARASGEGESIDVAMYEIMLRAGQYYMMNYLNGEEMCPRMIKGKDPLYAGCGLYACKDGYIVFEVVGIAQVAAMFELIGLAELYASEVAKDAQLISRNMSVSERFEAGLDSYFGSLCVSEALDILASLKIAAAKVLEVSELESNPHYKARQSFISWQNAKGEIVKGTNVFPKFKNSPSRIWRPRPSYGQDTAVLLASLGYDVAQIADLQSQKTIRLSEK
- the caiT gene encoding L-carnitine/gamma-butyrobetaine antiporter, with product MQNSKETKLSESSVNLSPSKPDKTAGGGFKSGANFSQDSSDLKNALDLDANPAKSTKTSIEPKVFFPSLAVVCLLGYLVVRDLDAANRVINATFSYVTNTWGWAFEWYMVVMVVGWFWLVFGKIGDKRLGDEKPEFSTLSWVFMMFASCTSAAVLYWGSAEIYYYVTTPPFHLEPNSLAARELGLAYSLFHWGPLPWATYSLLSVAFGYFLFVKKINVIRPSGTIEAAVGARLAKGWLGTLIDNVYIVALILAMGTSLGLATPLVTECMQYLFGIPRSLELDTMIISCWVVFNAICVAFGLNRGIKLASDVRSYLMIIMLGWVFIVGASGFTINYFTDSVGVMLNNLGRMLFYTDAVGAGGFPQGWTVFYWAWWVVYGIQMCIFLARISRGRSVRELCVGMVAGLTATTWLLWTVLGSNTINLMITNAIDLPTIISTHGLARGIIETWAALPFPTITMWGFFVLCFIATITLINACSYTLAMSTCKEASGYLEPPLWVRVGWSVLVGVIGVTLLALGGLKPIQTAIIAGGCPLFFVNILILVAFFKDAKKSGWF
- a CDS encoding enoyl-CoA hydratase-related protein, with the protein product MKDYHGSAELISTLKDGILTLKINRPHKRNALNGETSAKMEEILNLAESDTEVRVIIVTGEGEKSFCAGEDLSELSESGECQTITAHGFGGLTNRLSTKPIIAAVNGVAVGGGMEIALACDIVIACEGARFGLPEVKVGLIASTGGLVRMGRELPRKVAMQMCLTGELINAQRAKEIGIINEVVSSESLIPRAVELAGVIAKNAPLSLKFTKQIIHQSGSMSLEDAMRLSDIAYRYIEKTEDGVEGPLAFMQKREPKWKGK
- a CDS encoding sodium:solute symporter translates to MNIYLAGIFLGLLFYLAIGLWAGRRVKSLDDYYVSGRNATTLFIAGTMFASMLSTNGFMGDTAYAYSGNITTLFIINTLCACGYVIGPLYFGRYIRRAQVNTMPSYFRLRFNSRRIQILSGLIVTVSLGAYLLSVLQATGILMQSLTGLDRLSCLLISFAAILLFTLYSGSKGVILIDTAMCVCFLLSTIFVGYYVFENAGGLASLVERLTLNPNAPKDLLSYHGNTGEQSPFTTIIYGVTLGIVWLITVAVSPWQAGRNLIAKDEHTIFRSGIISAILTIYFLLFLYLIAIAMIEIYPNMPRPENVIIYAAYELAPKALGAFLLTGILSAGLSSATTFLSVVSFSIADDVLGIKLDSEAAQLKLTRLIILAVSVAVLVMAYFELASIRIIAWFASTIIAASWGYVAFASVWSGRLNERAAFYSMIGGFAGYLGAKAATAAGLFSLPAWLDAFFVGLAISVVLGVAFSGKQSKSERAFLKALHELPKSEQKGSEYRQDIRYGYAFIAAGVMIMLFLIIHWAIPYNKTLGRF
- the fixA gene encoding putative electron transfer flavoprotein FixA produces the protein MNILVCCKVVPQEQDIAINADRTLNLSNAGGKISQFDLNAIQAGVDIKASLSEAKLIGLSVGGELANSPKIKKDLLSRGLDELFLSTQSDILPPSDTACVLAAMANQTGYSLIICGDGSGDFYSSQVGMRLGAKLGIAAISGVSEIVSVDESRVVVLRELENETQKLELALPALLCVSTDINTPTIPGMKAILAASKKPASELSVSLNAAGDVEILSIKAPARKQRLGVIVKGDSDEMIDKFIQNIKHVVMAE
- a CDS encoding FAD-binding protein, with the translated sequence MSVYIYADTASRLAELISAAASLSEDFSVIVTTSEITKLASELGASKIVQINGSSEIAESNAETIASVVNGGGVLLLASTRSGKALAALLGESLKAGVCTEALSLSKSDAGVLCEKMVYGGLAISEQLIKTDLAIIALAAGSYPPATPNPKDSEVKSVEFIPPKQAIKLIKTTPKQASSVELAKAKKIVAVGRGFSRRDDLAMTQSLCEIVGAELGCTRPIAESERWLDRDRYIGISSVMAKPQIYIGIGVSGQVQHMVGVKDSEKIIAINKDENAPIFEYADYGIVGDLNKILPRLIAALG
- the caiA gene encoding crotonobetainyl-CoA dehydrogenase → MIDFSLTDEQELFVAGVRELMASQNWESYFKECDAKHEYPLRWVKALAELGVDTMLLPQEYGGMGESWVSLAAIWEELGRCGAPTYVLYQLPGFSTILKYGSKAQIEKIFKFRGSGEQMFNSAITEPSAGSDVGSLKTTYTRKDGKVYLNGQKCFITSSAGVPYLIVMARDAASEKPVFSEWFVDMSLPGIKLTPLEKLGLRMDSCCEISFDNVALDESDIFGVEGGGFERVKEEFDAERFLVACTNYGVSLCAFEDAARYANLRVQFGETIGRTQLIQEKIAHMSIKLNAMKNMIYETAWKMDRGQNVTAESAMCKYYCANAAFSVVDDAMQILGGIGVTGHRVERFWRDLRVDRLSGGSDEMQILTLGRAVLKKFK